One Acaryochloris thomasi RCC1774 DNA window includes the following coding sequences:
- the accC gene encoding acetyl-CoA carboxylase biotin carboxylase subunit yields the protein MQFSKILIANRGEIALRILRTCEEMGIATVAVHSTVDRNALHVQLADEAVCIGEPASAKSYLNIPNILSAALMHNATAIHPGYGFLAENARFAEICADHKIHFIGPAPESMRSMGDKSTAKETMQQAGVPTVPGSDGLVPDPEAGQKLAEKMGYPVMIKATAGGGGRGMRLVREPEDLKQLFLAAQGEADAAFGNPGVYIEKFIENPRHIEFQILADTHGNVVHLGERDCSIQRRHQKLLEESPSAALSPELREKMGSAAVRAAQSIDYVGAGTVEFLLSSAGEFYFMEMNTRIQVEHPVTEMITGLDLIEEQIRVAQGEKLRFTQDQIQLKGHAIECRINAEDPDHNFRPHPGRISGYLPPGGPGVRVDSHVYTDYEIPPYYDSLIGKLIVWGHDREAAIARMKRALYECAITGLPTTIGFHKKILETPEFNQGKVYTNFVQDVMQP from the coding sequence ATGCAGTTTTCTAAAATCTTAATTGCCAATCGGGGAGAGATTGCTCTCAGAATCCTGAGAACCTGTGAAGAAATGGGCATTGCTACCGTTGCAGTGCATTCCACCGTAGACCGAAATGCTCTCCATGTTCAGCTTGCAGATGAAGCTGTCTGTATTGGTGAGCCTGCTAGCGCGAAGAGCTATCTTAATATTCCCAATATTCTCTCTGCAGCTTTGATGCATAATGCCACTGCTATTCATCCTGGCTATGGCTTTTTGGCTGAAAACGCACGTTTTGCTGAAATTTGTGCTGACCATAAAATTCACTTTATTGGCCCAGCTCCTGAATCTATGCGATCCATGGGGGATAAGTCCACGGCTAAGGAAACGATGCAGCAGGCTGGTGTTCCGACGGTTCCGGGTAGTGATGGCCTCGTGCCAGATCCAGAGGCCGGTCAGAAGCTGGCTGAAAAAATGGGTTACCCCGTCATGATTAAGGCGACAGCTGGCGGCGGCGGTCGCGGCATGAGATTGGTGCGTGAGCCTGAAGATTTAAAGCAATTGTTTCTAGCGGCTCAAGGAGAGGCTGATGCGGCCTTTGGCAATCCAGGGGTCTATATTGAAAAATTTATTGAGAACCCTCGCCACATTGAGTTTCAAATTTTGGCGGATACCCACGGCAATGTTGTGCATTTGGGGGAACGGGACTGTTCAATTCAGCGGCGGCATCAAAAGCTATTAGAAGAATCTCCCAGCGCTGCTTTGAGCCCTGAGCTGCGAGAAAAGATGGGCTCAGCAGCTGTGAGGGCAGCCCAGTCCATTGATTATGTGGGGGCAGGGACCGTTGAGTTTTTGCTGTCCTCTGCGGGCGAGTTCTATTTTATGGAGATGAATACTCGCATTCAGGTGGAGCACCCTGTTACGGAGATGATTACGGGGCTTGATTTAATTGAAGAGCAGATTCGCGTTGCTCAGGGTGAGAAGCTTCGGTTCACTCAAGATCAGATTCAGCTGAAGGGACACGCCATTGAATGCCGGATCAATGCTGAAGACCCGGATCATAATTTTCGCCCCCACCCCGGTCGCATCAGTGGATATTTGCCCCCGGGTGGGCCTGGTGTTCGGGTTGATTCCCATGTCTATACTGATTATGAAATTCCACCCTACTATGATTCTTTGATTGGCAAATTGATTGTTTGGGGGCATGACCGGGAAGCTGCGATCGCAAGGATGAAGCGAGCGCTTTACGAATGTGCAATTACGGGGTTGCCGACCACCATTGGCTTTCATAAGAAAATCTTAGAAACGCCTGAGTTTAATCAGGGCAAAGTCTACACAAATTTTGTGCAGGATGTGATGCAGCCTTAA
- a CDS encoding LptF/LptG family permease: protein MTVKFPKALRSYLPNSRSPVLGFGIMDLYILKALALPFLFGVGAFLAISLTLGSLFDLLRQVSEEGLGLTIALQILGLQIPSFLVLALPMATLLATLTVYNQLSRRSEIIALRNCGTSIYRLVVPALCLSLLVTLLTFALSELVVPPSNYQASKILDQALNRERPTFQEKNIFYREFDGDQLTRVFYARRFDGQWMQDLTVLNFLQGSLNDITVTESAQWNPSQEVWNLLNGTVYRLARGSSSYQTVSNFERQNLQLSRAPLDLATETRRPEQMSVFATQRLLKLVNRSGDLRRIRKLQVQVQTKYAFPWICVVFGLVGSTLGLQEQRRASSKGFGLSILIIFGYYTLDFVCRSLGEAGILTAITGAWLTTIVGLMVSGVLLWQANRR from the coding sequence ATGACGGTTAAATTCCCCAAAGCTCTGCGGTCCTATCTTCCCAACTCAAGATCTCCTGTTCTGGGTTTTGGAATCATGGACCTCTATATCTTGAAGGCATTAGCACTGCCTTTCTTGTTTGGTGTCGGGGCCTTCTTAGCTATCAGCCTCACCCTGGGCAGCCTCTTCGATCTGCTGCGTCAGGTCAGCGAGGAGGGCCTTGGCCTCACCATTGCCCTTCAGATTCTAGGCCTTCAGATTCCTAGCTTTTTAGTGTTAGCGCTACCGATGGCGACCCTGCTCGCCACCTTAACCGTTTATAACCAGCTCTCCCGCCGCAGTGAAATTATCGCTCTACGGAACTGCGGCACCAGCATCTACCGACTGGTTGTGCCAGCACTATGCCTCAGCTTGCTGGTTACCTTGCTCACCTTTGCCCTCAGTGAACTGGTCGTTCCTCCCAGCAATTATCAAGCCAGCAAAATCCTCGATCAAGCCCTTAATCGAGAACGACCCACGTTCCAAGAGAAGAATATTTTCTATCGGGAGTTTGACGGCGACCAGCTCACCCGTGTCTTTTATGCTCGCCGCTTCGATGGTCAGTGGATGCAGGACCTCACCGTTCTCAATTTTCTGCAGGGCAGCCTCAACGACATTACCGTCACCGAGTCAGCGCAGTGGAACCCGAGTCAAGAAGTGTGGAACCTGCTCAACGGCACCGTTTACCGCTTAGCGCGGGGCAGCTCATCCTATCAAACCGTTTCTAACTTTGAGCGCCAAAATCTGCAGCTCTCTCGGGCACCTTTGGACCTAGCGACAGAAACCCGTCGTCCTGAACAGATGAGCGTGTTTGCAACCCAGCGGCTTCTAAAACTCGTGAACCGCAGCGGCGACCTCAGGCGAATTCGTAAGCTTCAGGTGCAGGTGCAAACGAAATACGCCTTCCCCTGGATCTGCGTGGTCTTTGGTCTCGTGGGTTCAACCCTAGGACTGCAGGAACAGCGACGGGCCAGCAGCAAAGGCTTTGGTCTGAGCATTCTAATTATCTTCGGCTACTACACCCTTGATTTTGTCTGTCGTTCTCTAGGGGAAGCCGGTATCCTCACCGCTATTACCGGCGCTTGGTTAACGACGATTGTTGGCCTGATGGTCAGCGGCGTCTTGCTCTGGCAAGCCAACCGGCGGTAG
- a CDS encoding Jag family protein: MSEDNQGKQWLSELLLRCGLEATISVDPPDITNPQLLESSGTWLTIDAEVLSSEQVQVFTARDMAALDAMQYLLNSTINMGRSDEEREAYTVELGTFRAQRYTELSALAAEAASKVRESKEEYQMPPLSGAERRLVHTILCDEADLETHSQGEGADRRLMISPMSSEEQS; this comes from the coding sequence ATGAGCGAAGATAACCAAGGGAAGCAATGGCTGAGCGAGTTGCTATTGCGCTGTGGCCTAGAGGCGACAATTAGCGTAGATCCTCCCGATATCACCAACCCTCAACTACTAGAGTCTAGTGGTACCTGGCTGACGATTGATGCTGAAGTACTCTCGTCTGAGCAGGTGCAGGTCTTCACAGCACGAGATATGGCTGCTCTTGATGCGATGCAGTATCTGCTGAATTCCACGATCAATATGGGCCGTTCAGATGAAGAGCGAGAAGCCTATACCGTTGAGCTTGGAACCTTCAGGGCGCAGCGATATACAGAACTTTCTGCCTTAGCGGCTGAAGCGGCTTCTAAGGTTCGGGAAAGTAAAGAGGAATATCAGATGCCGCCGTTATCAGGTGCTGAGCGACGGTTGGTACACACGATTTTGTGTGATGAAGCTGACTTAGAAACCCATAGTCAAGGAGAAGGGGCAGACCGCCGCTTGATGATTTCTCCTATGTCATCAGAAGAGCAAAGCTAA
- a CDS encoding VPS10 domain-containing protein, with amino-acid sequence MKGKILLLTAISIQIFFLAFTEESKAHAPHDVISDIYISPEFETNKVLLSVIRGILLRSTDEGKTWKKIVQGLPSSYRLNELDSSPKDSNTIYLSSEGNGIYKSVDYGLSWKNTSRNLQDKKIGTIKASPTSSQEVIASGQAGGVYITTDGGGSWKQVISEKIKINAIEFFEEKVLLGGQDGRLHILKNNRKDTETVEIKGGCQISSIAANKNSSASPLLFLGTNNCGLFYSNTDLSSFQKAEDKFLDEPIKSIQFSPDFSVDSKIYLSTTGKGAFCFIKDEENWEECSNGLTKDKQAEKYKEPHFTKLAISPSFSKDRTIFLEGFNGLFKSENAGESWSEVDTLSPEIIVGLDVSPNYKNDSTAAVSTYLGGAYLTNNSGMDWSPINNGILSFARLFEKDQIERIFSIKFSPNYIKDRTIFSSSWWDFLRFKSSNKIWVRVPGKKENIAVTIDFSPDYDEDQTLYTGSDRGHIFKSQDGGKNFSKVKSFKGEISSLSISPSFKSNRKILAIVNNKLHETSDAGKSWKEVNFFSELFVRSAEILTDSSSGIKSIVATNEGIYSQSTSEESWEKFSDENVDQYIEALAVSPNFKNDEILLVSVSGKGLFKSNNGGEIFYEVGRELIKNNHLLSNFSSSSNVTSQPIKFSPTFSEDNTVYGYSDKSTFRSVDGGETWEEVGVPKLNKNKFLLYTTMSFRKYILYFLAAFLVIIFITIKARKRSISENHKAS; translated from the coding sequence ATGAAGGGAAAAATATTATTATTAACAGCAATAAGTATTCAGATTTTCTTCCTTGCTTTCACAGAAGAATCAAAAGCTCACGCTCCACATGATGTAATTTCAGATATATATATTTCTCCTGAATTTGAGACTAACAAAGTTCTACTTTCAGTAATTAGAGGAATTCTTTTAAGATCTACTGATGAAGGCAAGACATGGAAAAAAATTGTACAGGGCTTACCCAGCTCATATCGACTCAATGAACTAGACAGCTCTCCAAAAGATAGTAATACTATTTATCTTTCATCAGAAGGTAACGGCATATATAAATCGGTAGACTATGGGCTGTCGTGGAAAAACACCAGCAGAAATCTACAAGACAAAAAAATTGGCACTATCAAAGCTTCACCTACTTCATCTCAAGAAGTTATAGCATCTGGGCAAGCAGGTGGAGTTTATATAACAACAGATGGAGGGGGAAGTTGGAAACAGGTAATTTCAGAAAAAATAAAGATTAACGCCATAGAATTTTTCGAAGAGAAAGTCTTATTAGGCGGGCAAGACGGCAGATTGCATATACTCAAAAATAATCGAAAAGATACGGAAACAGTAGAAATAAAAGGCGGATGCCAAATAAGCTCCATAGCAGCTAATAAAAATTCTTCTGCATCTCCACTGTTATTTTTAGGAACCAATAACTGCGGCCTATTTTATTCCAATACTGATCTATCATCATTTCAGAAAGCTGAAGATAAATTCCTAGATGAACCTATCAAATCAATTCAATTTTCTCCTGATTTCAGTGTCGACTCCAAAATCTATCTTTCCACTACTGGTAAAGGCGCTTTTTGCTTCATAAAGGATGAGGAAAATTGGGAAGAGTGTAGCAATGGTCTTACAAAAGATAAGCAAGCTGAAAAATATAAAGAGCCACACTTCACAAAACTAGCAATATCACCTTCTTTTAGCAAAGATAGAACTATTTTTCTTGAAGGATTTAATGGCTTATTTAAATCTGAGAATGCAGGAGAATCATGGTCTGAAGTTGACACGCTTTCGCCTGAAATTATCGTTGGTTTAGATGTCTCGCCAAACTATAAAAATGATTCAACAGCAGCTGTTTCAACATATCTGGGTGGAGCATATTTGACAAATAATTCAGGGATGGATTGGTCTCCGATCAATAACGGGATACTATCCTTTGCAAGGTTATTTGAAAAAGATCAAATAGAACGTATTTTTTCAATAAAATTTTCACCCAACTACATTAAAGATAGGACAATTTTTTCTTCGTCTTGGTGGGATTTTCTAAGATTCAAAAGTAGCAATAAAATTTGGGTAAGAGTTCCAGGAAAGAAAGAGAATATTGCAGTAACGATTGATTTTTCTCCAGACTATGATGAAGATCAAACTCTATATACTGGATCAGATAGAGGACACATTTTTAAGTCGCAAGATGGAGGGAAAAACTTTTCTAAAGTCAAAAGTTTTAAAGGAGAAATATCAAGTCTAAGTATTTCACCAAGCTTCAAATCTAATCGAAAAATTCTTGCAATTGTAAACAATAAATTGCACGAGACTTCAGATGCTGGAAAATCCTGGAAAGAAGTTAATTTTTTTAGTGAACTCTTTGTTAGAAGTGCAGAAATATTGACTGATAGTTCGTCAGGTATAAAGTCTATAGTTGCGACTAATGAAGGGATCTATTCTCAGTCAACATCAGAAGAGTCGTGGGAAAAATTTAGCGATGAAAATGTCGATCAGTACATCGAAGCATTGGCAGTTTCCCCTAATTTTAAAAATGACGAAATACTGCTTGTTAGCGTCAGCGGTAAAGGTTTATTCAAGAGCAATAATGGGGGAGAAATATTTTATGAAGTCGGAAGAGAACTTATAAAAAATAACCACCTTTTATCAAACTTCAGCAGCAGCTCTAACGTCACTTCTCAACCAATAAAGTTTTCACCTACATTTTCTGAAGATAATACAGTTTATGGATATTCTGATAAAAGCACCTTTAGGTCAGTTGACGGTGGTGAAACCTGGGAAGAAGTTGGTGTTCCTAAATTAAATAAAAATAAATTTTTGCTGTATACTACGATGAGTTTCAGAAAATATATTTTATACTTTCTAGCTGCATTTCTCGTAATTATTTTTATTACTATAAAAGCAAGAAAAAGATCCATAAGTGAGAATCACAAGGCATCCTAA
- the rpmI gene encoding 50S ribosomal protein L35 → MPKLKTRRSAAKRFKRSGSGKFMRRKAFKNHLLEHKKTSRKNDLSQKSVVKDCDADNVSAMMPYS, encoded by the coding sequence ATGCCTAAGCTCAAAACCCGGCGTTCTGCCGCAAAACGCTTTAAACGCAGTGGAAGTGGAAAATTCATGCGTCGTAAGGCATTCAAGAATCATCTTCTAGAGCATAAGAAGACAAGTCGTAAGAACGATCTCTCTCAGAAGTCAGTTGTCAAAGACTGTGATGCAGATAATGTAAGTGCCATGATGCCTTACTCCTAG
- the rplT gene encoding 50S ribosomal protein L20 has protein sequence MMRVKRGNVARKRRKKILKLAKGFRGSHSRLFKIANQQVMKALRNAYRDRRKRKRDFRRLWIARINAAARQNGVSYSKLMGQMKKADVQINRKMLAQLAATDPATFSKVVSVSS, from the coding sequence ATAATGAGAGTCAAGCGTGGGAATGTTGCGCGCAAACGCCGCAAGAAAATCCTAAAGTTAGCAAAGGGATTTCGCGGATCCCATTCTCGGTTATTTAAGATAGCCAATCAGCAGGTTATGAAGGCACTGCGCAATGCCTATCGCGATCGCCGTAAGCGCAAACGAGATTTTCGACGTCTATGGATTGCTCGAATCAACGCTGCTGCTCGTCAGAACGGCGTCAGCTATAGCAAGTTGATGGGGCAAATGAAAAAGGCTGATGTGCAGATTAACCGCAAAATGCTGGCTCAGCTTGCCGCAACCGACCCAGCTACTTTTTCTAAAGTGGTTTCAGTTTCGAGTTGA
- the psbX gene encoding photosystem II reaction center protein PsbX has protein sequence MTYTLMAVTSSLVGFFYSLGFGAVVLGGLGAFFIYASQTDPVNRR, from the coding sequence ATGACTTACACCTTAATGGCAGTGACCTCCTCATTGGTGGGTTTCTTTTACAGTCTTGGTTTCGGCGCGGTTGTTTTGGGTGGGCTAGGTGCATTTTTTATCTATGCCAGCCAGACTGATCCTGTTAATCGCCGCTAA
- a CDS encoding YceD family protein, with product MDAIYIPQLEKARQQTELINVNECLTSLDSLTPVKGQLKAVHQGNYLQVSAQVETIVTLTCDRCLQQYNHRLAADVAEMLWFETDGADLEAEITLEGPVETISPQGYFEPDDWLYQQLCLQWPQCQICSSDCKGMDQELMATGYQGNDHRWAALEALKRTLVDSQEP from the coding sequence ATGGATGCAATCTATATCCCTCAGCTAGAAAAAGCGAGGCAGCAGACGGAGCTCATTAATGTCAACGAATGCTTGACGAGCCTTGACTCCTTGACGCCTGTAAAAGGCCAGTTAAAAGCGGTCCACCAGGGGAATTATCTACAAGTCTCTGCTCAAGTGGAGACAATTGTGACCCTGACTTGCGATCGCTGTTTGCAGCAGTACAACCATCGGCTAGCTGCAGATGTCGCCGAGATGTTGTGGTTCGAAACAGACGGGGCCGACTTAGAGGCTGAGATTACGCTTGAGGGACCTGTGGAAACCATTTCTCCGCAGGGATATTTTGAACCGGATGACTGGCTGTACCAGCAGCTTTGTTTGCAATGGCCCCAGTGTCAAATCTGCAGCTCAGATTGCAAAGGGATGGATCAAGAGTTGATGGCAACGGGGTATCAAGGAAACGATCATCGCTGGGCAGCTCTGGAAGCATTAAAGCGAACGCTTGTGGACTCTCAAGAACCATAG
- the ilvN gene encoding acetolactate synthase small subunit, with product MKHTLSVLVEDEAGVLTRIAGLFARRGFNIESLAVGPAEQGGISRITMVVPGDDRGIEQLTKQLYKLINVLKVQDITEKPCVERELMLIKVSATASLRSEVTEIVKIFRAKVVDVSEESLTIEVAGDPGKMVAIVQMLSKFGIQEIARTGKIALTRESRVNTEYLKAQKSKVQV from the coding sequence ATGAAACATACCTTATCTGTGCTGGTAGAAGACGAAGCCGGAGTCCTCACCCGCATTGCAGGCCTTTTTGCCCGTCGTGGCTTCAATATCGAAAGCCTAGCCGTAGGCCCCGCAGAACAGGGCGGCATCTCCCGAATTACGATGGTTGTCCCCGGCGATGATAGAGGCATAGAGCAGCTTACCAAGCAGCTCTACAAACTAATTAACGTCCTCAAAGTTCAGGACATTACTGAAAAGCCCTGCGTTGAACGAGAGCTGATGCTAATTAAAGTCAGTGCCACAGCTAGCCTTAGATCAGAAGTCACCGAAATCGTCAAAATATTTCGCGCCAAAGTCGTAGACGTCTCTGAGGAATCATTGACCATCGAAGTTGCAGGCGACCCAGGCAAAATGGTTGCGATTGTACAAATGCTTAGCAAATTTGGAATCCAAGAGATCGCTCGCACCGGCAAAATTGCCCTCACACGAGAATCACGCGTCAACACAGAATATCTGAAAGCGCAGAAGTCTAAAGTTCAAGTCTAA
- a CDS encoding Ycf66 family protein yields the protein MVEVLLGSSGQMLLYSPLLAQVNVGSPQAVFLGLMIASSGAGLYFLRSFRPELARDHDIFFAAIALLCGGIVFFNGWRLDPILLFSQILLGGSAIFFAVESIRLRGIATDQARRNTPIVDDDRPVGRVYRAELDELSPSDQVPSVRRIRSARDSNAEDDDTYARERVGESRSSRRPRRSRPSSGGRQQGFDRGEAERPRRRSAEGSRDRDRRPSASGDDSAYSRRYRSSAEDPYAAASEEPRRRPRRTSSSSSSAESTGRRRRPRSAPESSRQQRDDYVDYRPMDYRSSSNRGYDASADDEWA from the coding sequence ATGGTTGAGGTTTTACTAGGTTCGTCGGGACAGATGCTTCTGTACTCGCCGCTATTGGCACAGGTCAATGTAGGGTCACCACAGGCGGTTTTCCTGGGCTTAATGATTGCTAGCTCGGGGGCAGGTCTTTACTTCCTGCGGTCTTTTCGACCTGAACTGGCCCGCGATCATGATATTTTCTTTGCGGCTATTGCACTTCTGTGTGGCGGCATCGTTTTCTTCAACGGCTGGCGGTTAGACCCCATTTTGCTGTTTTCCCAAATTTTATTGGGAGGGTCAGCCATTTTCTTTGCTGTAGAGAGTATCCGTTTGCGCGGAATTGCGACGGATCAGGCTCGCCGGAATACGCCTATCGTGGACGATGATCGACCGGTGGGTCGCGTTTATCGAGCAGAACTTGACGAGCTATCTCCGAGCGATCAGGTACCGTCTGTCCGGAGAATTCGCAGTGCCCGAGATAGTAATGCCGAAGATGACGATACTTATGCGCGAGAGAGAGTAGGGGAGTCCAGATCGAGCCGCCGGCCTCGTCGTTCACGACCTAGTTCTGGAGGTCGTCAACAGGGTTTTGATCGGGGTGAGGCAGAGCGACCTCGCCGTCGTTCTGCTGAAGGTAGTCGGGATAGAGATCGGCGTCCTTCTGCTTCTGGAGACGATTCGGCTTACAGCCGTCGCTATCGATCTAGCGCAGAAGATCCCTATGCTGCTGCTTCTGAAGAGCCGCGTCGCCGTCCGCGTCGGACTTCGTCGTCATCATCTTCTGCTGAGTCCACTGGCCGTAGACGTCGCCCTCGAAGCGCCCCTGAGTCGAGCAGACAGCAGCGAGATGACTATGTTGATTATCGACCGATGGACTATCGAAGCAGCTCTAATCGAGGCTATGATGCTTCAGCAGATGATGAGTGGGCTTAG
- a CDS encoding alpha/beta fold hydrolase, translating into MTQTLTWQQCVGAQRDWVWRGWQTRYSYISAAKAGHSSPPMLFIHGFGASIGHWKHNLPFFSEDHAVYALDLLGFGGSEKANISYSVASLWAEQVHDFWHTFINEPVILVGNSLGSMVCLIAAARYPEMVRATVMINVADSSVLETPAWITKSLSLVKVCLFPALWVTKTIFTSSLVFEPFFRWIRRPSVIRFWARKAYSSPDAVTDELVDILVKPTHDRGASRALRAMFNAKPTRKAEYWATNILPKLTVPILLIWGRQDRLIPPKLAPLFVKYNQAIQLVELDNAGHCPQDECPEKVNVAIATWIHSWLSKPQSLSYDK; encoded by the coding sequence GTGACCCAGACTTTGACTTGGCAACAATGCGTGGGTGCTCAACGAGATTGGGTCTGGCGGGGCTGGCAAACCCGCTATAGCTATATCAGTGCAGCGAAGGCCGGCCATTCCTCTCCTCCCATGTTGTTTATTCATGGCTTCGGGGCCTCTATCGGTCACTGGAAGCACAATCTGCCTTTTTTCAGTGAAGATCACGCCGTTTATGCACTAGATCTGTTGGGCTTTGGAGGATCTGAGAAAGCCAACATCAGCTACAGTGTTGCTTCCCTGTGGGCCGAGCAGGTCCACGATTTCTGGCACACGTTTATCAATGAGCCCGTGATCTTGGTGGGTAATTCTCTGGGCTCGATGGTTTGTCTGATTGCCGCTGCCCGCTACCCTGAGATGGTGCGAGCGACGGTCATGATCAATGTCGCTGATTCATCGGTTCTAGAGACGCCAGCATGGATTACAAAGTCCCTTTCGTTGGTCAAGGTCTGCTTATTTCCAGCTCTATGGGTTACGAAAACCATCTTTACGAGCAGCCTTGTCTTTGAGCCGTTTTTCCGCTGGATTCGTCGTCCTAGCGTGATCCGATTTTGGGCGCGAAAGGCCTATTCCAGTCCCGATGCAGTCACTGACGAACTGGTTGATATCTTAGTGAAGCCAACGCACGATCGAGGTGCTTCTCGGGCGCTACGGGCAATGTTTAATGCCAAACCCACCCGGAAGGCGGAATACTGGGCGACAAACATTTTGCCAAAATTAACGGTTCCGATATTGCTGATCTGGGGTCGTCAGGACAGGCTGATACCGCCGAAGCTGGCCCCCCTATTCGTCAAGTACAATCAGGCGATACAGCTAGTTGAGCTAGATAATGCGGGGCATTGTCCCCAGGATGAGTGTCCTGAAAAAGTGAATGTTGCGATCGCAACCTGGATCCATAGCTGGCTATCCAAGCCCCAATCATTGAGCTACGATAAATAG
- a CDS encoding sulfotransferase domain-containing protein: MIKNFVIIIGAMKCGTSSLYNYIAKHPEICSCIKKEPKFFSTNDTFKMEDYQNLWVDYDPSIHKMALEASTTYTKTPHFPDCAERISEFSKEHDLNFHFIYIMRNPFDRIESTYIDGQVKGWKSTEKLSKTESIHKNLISTSKYFTQVNKYSNYFTNDNILMLSLDELISDKEATLLKVFDFLNLDESISKKCASLLDKVYNSRSEKLVVSSFFKKAARFLEHNIPFDDGFRTLRRKIKKIVGKQVDESLYRLSDYQKEMVYSELEDDMKRLQDVYKFDVKEWGFEFSELKN, translated from the coding sequence ATGATCAAAAATTTTGTGATAATCATTGGGGCAATGAAATGTGGAACAAGTAGTTTATATAACTATATTGCAAAACATCCTGAAATTTGCTCGTGCATCAAAAAAGAACCTAAGTTCTTTAGCACTAACGACACATTTAAGATGGAAGATTATCAAAATCTTTGGGTAGACTATGATCCCAGTATTCATAAAATGGCTTTAGAAGCATCAACGACATATACGAAAACGCCTCATTTTCCAGATTGTGCTGAAAGAATTTCTGAATTCTCTAAAGAACATGATTTGAATTTTCATTTCATCTATATTATGAGAAATCCTTTTGATAGAATTGAATCTACTTATATTGATGGACAGGTCAAAGGATGGAAATCAACTGAAAAACTCTCGAAGACAGAAAGTATCCATAAAAATTTAATTTCTACTAGCAAGTATTTTACTCAAGTTAATAAATACTCGAATTATTTTACTAACGATAATATACTGATGCTGTCTTTAGATGAATTGATTTCAGATAAAGAAGCTACTTTACTAAAAGTGTTTGATTTTTTAAATCTCGATGAGTCGATCAGCAAAAAATGTGCATCTCTGTTAGATAAAGTATATAACTCAAGATCTGAAAAACTTGTAGTCAGCAGTTTCTTTAAAAAAGCTGCTAGATTTCTTGAGCATAATATTCCATTTGATGATGGATTTAGAACTCTCAGAAGAAAGATAAAGAAAATAGTTGGAAAGCAAGTAGATGAAAGCTTATACAGGCTTTCAGATTATCAAAAGGAAATGGTTTACTCTGAACTTGAAGATGATATGAAAAGATTGCAAGACGTTTATAAGTTTGATGTTAAAGAGTGGGGATTTGAGTTTAGTGAACTAAAGAATTGA
- a CDS encoding YggT family protein, which yields MNASLLSNWFLGPLLGLMTLLFICRIVLSWYPQANLNRLPFLLAAWPTEPFLIPVRKLVPPIGGVDISPIIWVGIISLIRELLLGQQGLLRMLA from the coding sequence ATGAACGCCTCCCTCCTTTCAAACTGGTTCTTGGGCCCCCTCCTCGGTCTCATGACCCTGCTCTTTATCTGTCGCATCGTTCTGAGCTGGTACCCTCAGGCAAACCTGAACCGCCTACCGTTTTTATTAGCGGCTTGGCCGACAGAACCTTTTTTGATTCCAGTCCGCAAGCTTGTGCCTCCCATCGGTGGCGTCGACATCAGCCCTATTATCTGGGTCGGCATTATCAGCTTAATTCGAGAATTACTCTTGGGCCAGCAGGGCCTTTTACGGATGCTGGCTTAA